The following coding sequences lie in one Panicum virgatum strain AP13 chromosome 6N, P.virgatum_v5, whole genome shotgun sequence genomic window:
- the LOC120680097 gene encoding uncharacterized protein LOC120680097 encodes MRRDFTWIQALGIRFAHHRLYLGAAKTARWSSDVDRLELALDDEPVSIPAEAGARWESAAVPGLSVTRTTAANGVRVQLAGVLDIMASVVPITEEDSMGGGGLHARRRPSGCGGGGGGRGPRGAGRGAAGGAALAALGAGGRSGG; translated from the coding sequence ATGAGGCGCGACTTCACCTGGATCCAGGCGCTCGGCATCCGCTTCGCCCATCACCGCCTCTACCTGGGCGCCGCCAAGACGGCCAGGTGGAGCAGCGACGTGGACCGCCTGGAGCTGGCCCTGGACGACGAGCCCGTCAGCATCCCCGCCGAGGCCGGCGCGCGCTGGGAGTCGGCCGCCGTGCCGGGGCTGTCGGTGACGCGGACCACCGCGGCCAACGGCGTGCGGGTGCAGCTCGCCGGGGTGCTGGACATCATGGCCAGCGTGGTGCCCATCACGGAGGAGGActccatgggcggcggcggcctccatgCTCGTCGGCGGCCATCAGgatgcgggggcggcggcggagggcgtggCCCTCGCGGCGCTGGGCGTGGTGCTGCCGGGGGCGCGGCCCTGGCGGCGCTGGGCGCAGGAGGCCGGTCGGGAGGATAG